One genomic window of Vibrio mangrovi includes the following:
- a CDS encoding non-ribosomal peptide synthetase, translating to MSHSELKQHNSPADALDPRNIAQRLAQLPPEKKAQFRALLKARNIDSWQLPIVALPHPENRAVLSSAQQRLWFIEQYEQGSALYNLTGRLVLNGYLNQQAMAQAFAMLLQRHHILRSTYQIDEAGQAFQQVESDYELPFDVHLHVADIDQTCEQLANQPFALDRDLPVRIALLSQEGDDSQCWHLLFVIHHIAFDAWSESLLIQELAALYEQCLQGMDEPNGEPVLQYADYATWQREWLASEPADEQRAFWRTTLTGAPVNTQLPFDFPYPDVVARNYQGAQESLTLPVSLLREARAFASREGTTLYNVMQAAFLLLLNQRGAGADICLGTSVANRQRPELEEMLGFLVNTLVLRHKLPQQVTFRKLVAQVSGTTQAAFEHQDLPFDLLLDELNIERGQAWSPLFQVLFVYRNVPRSTLELTDLSVDVVERELKHARFDLTVRLNEIRLNEARSDQGAETLRIDLEYSTELFRGETVRSLLQQYQQTLAQVLGEPDSFWNIHQRETALLSASVETTPAESVLQEAAEDSEAVIQLAEQIAAGYQELLCKPISVQDSFFQQGGDSILCLQLAARLKKSGIRLTPKLVFARQTPIEIARSLLNTVPEDSAAVVQLAEQIAAGYRELLHKNISLEDSFFRNGGDSILCLQLVARLKKSGIRLTPKQVFARQTPIAIARDLLADEATPKAESGSQPSQDTQAIPLAPIQHWFFEQHLMQADHWNQSVLLRYATSIDIASFRQAVAQVFALHPQLSVRYTASQEVSPQAQAVCRQHPATSTWTVEQHTIAYSELETRLGAQQSLFTLHDTAPIRVDVIDISDREGGRILLSAHHLVVDGVSWRVLISQLCQAYFSLSAGIAADLLSPPVTYGQWVQDLQHWPEEKKRAARNYWQPLAGTDTLTQQRWVSLPAVDGTVDFSQPNRLADSDFIDVRLASHLTRKLTTTALESYELGINDLLLAALNGALAQWRGEHQVLIELEGHGRQHDELDLSQTIGWFTSRYPVLLRCHSVTEADSLTGTDTVEWTDDTMRQLVLDTQAQLRRVPDQGQGFGVLKYLCGELTELVTPSIVFNYLGQLDRGLSMQDIALADEQVPEQRHGNNARKQWLDINGMIKNGELVLRWQFNRNVQTTEAIRAVAESFIARLTDLINHCEQAVSGVALGDYPLIAESVVSQAALEHLVASLPVSPTQVDNLYPLTPTQQGMLFHTLAEPQKGLYLNQSLIDFHGELDTDALQQAWQALIDHHPVLRSGFIWEGLDIPLQYVSSNAALDWQKLTLSGGELLEDSLRELADAELQQGFDISHPVLMRLKLIRIREDYHCLIWTRHHLIVDGWCTGQMVAEVRRSYQSLTEGKGISGSLSVGEFADFVAWLSQQDHAASLDYWQQLITSSGAAESARLPRPFKPELSLVSEAEHGLQQYTQSLTAECTAGLKALAAQHQLTLNSLCQAVWALVLGRYTNHETVTMGITSSGRPDALENAQQMMGVFITTIPLVAQMNHGHRSFIELARTLQNQLLDSREHEHVPLVEIQKISGLTEALFDNLLVFENYPGDQHRMADSLRFTVRETIERNNYPLTLVLIPHQQLDIRFATDPTQIESSVATAMLDDFVTLLTQVASSGEMADCAELMRLLATAKQESGPWLWNQTQTDYDVPATLDAYLARQVRLTPDSTALICPAAIVAGYWQQEGDLTLSYRQLDEHVLRLANYLRQSCQCRRGERIGLSMRRSPEMVIAMLACVKLGCAYVPLDPDMPGQRLAMIAQSASPKVILAQSQVGQLLVDHGVGGEATPIIAIEKALAASQAYNGEALDGAEPDQHVQADDILYVLYTSGSTGKPKGVAIPHGGIVNRIAWMQDTFRLQGDDAVLQKTPYGFDVSVWEFFWPLVSGATLVMAEPDAHKDNARLGELVLDYAISTMHFVPAMLHGFLEGLPGQTSSEGLSSETQTFPGLKRLICSGEALPYHVQQSCLQQLPHVALHNLYGPTEASIDVTWWDCRAQNIVSEVPIGYPIANMQTWILDQHLHPVPVGVEGELYLSGIGLAAGYLGQPELTDAAFIPNPWAEAGAEHDAQHARLYRTGDLARYRPDGAIEYLGRADFQVKIRGQRIELGEIEAILATYPDIREAVAQVRRRAEQDTLVGYVVSDQQLPVEPIIAFLQQRLPAYMVPDHIEILASLPLTHNGKVDRKALPEPLWPQCGFIAPQTPTEQQLARLWQELLGLDSVGRHDNFFALGGHSLLLTRLVNRINQQFNLNLRLALLMEMPDLSSLAACIDMNSHTFHAEQEMDDEDERESFEL from the coding sequence ATGAGTCATTCCGAATTGAAGCAACATAATAGCCCGGCTGATGCGTTGGACCCGCGTAACATAGCACAACGTCTGGCGCAATTGCCGCCGGAAAAGAAAGCGCAGTTCCGGGCTTTACTCAAGGCCCGTAACATCGATAGCTGGCAATTGCCGATTGTCGCGCTGCCGCATCCGGAAAACCGGGCAGTGCTATCGAGTGCCCAACAGCGGCTGTGGTTTATTGAACAGTACGAACAGGGCAGCGCGCTGTATAACCTGACCGGACGTCTGGTACTCAACGGTTACCTGAATCAGCAAGCTATGGCACAGGCTTTTGCCATGCTGTTACAGCGTCATCATATCTTACGCAGTACTTATCAGATCGATGAAGCCGGTCAGGCTTTTCAGCAGGTTGAAAGCGATTATGAATTGCCGTTCGATGTTCATCTGCATGTGGCAGATATCGATCAGACATGCGAACAACTGGCAAATCAGCCGTTTGCACTGGACCGGGATCTGCCGGTCCGGATCGCATTGTTATCTCAGGAAGGAGACGACAGTCAGTGCTGGCACCTGCTGTTTGTCATCCACCATATCGCGTTTGACGCCTGGTCTGAATCGCTGCTGATTCAGGAGCTGGCTGCACTGTACGAACAGTGTTTGCAAGGCATGGACGAACCGAATGGTGAACCGGTATTGCAGTATGCCGATTACGCGACCTGGCAGCGGGAGTGGCTGGCAAGTGAACCTGCGGATGAGCAGCGGGCTTTCTGGCGTACAACGCTTACCGGTGCGCCGGTAAATACTCAGTTACCGTTTGATTTTCCCTATCCTGATGTGGTGGCAAGAAACTATCAGGGAGCACAGGAAAGCCTGACTCTGCCAGTGTCTTTACTCCGGGAGGCCAGAGCATTTGCCAGTCGTGAAGGGACAACCTTGTATAACGTCATGCAGGCCGCATTTCTACTGTTGCTGAATCAACGGGGCGCCGGTGCTGACATCTGTCTGGGCACTTCGGTTGCCAACCGTCAGCGCCCAGAACTGGAAGAGATGCTCGGATTTCTGGTCAATACACTGGTATTGCGCCATAAACTGCCACAACAGGTGACTTTCCGTAAGCTGGTTGCGCAGGTTTCCGGTACGACACAGGCTGCATTCGAACATCAGGATCTGCCGTTTGATCTCCTGCTGGATGAACTGAATATTGAACGTGGTCAGGCGTGGAGTCCGCTGTTTCAGGTGTTGTTTGTGTATCGTAATGTACCGCGCAGTACACTTGAGCTGACGGATTTATCCGTTGATGTTGTTGAACGCGAACTTAAACATGCCCGCTTCGATCTGACCGTTCGTTTAAATGAAATCCGTTTAAATGAAGCCCGTTCGGATCAAGGTGCGGAGACGCTACGCATCGATCTGGAATACAGCACTGAACTGTTCCGCGGAGAAACCGTTCGTTCGCTGCTGCAACAGTATCAGCAGACGTTGGCTCAGGTATTGGGTGAGCCGGATAGCTTCTGGAACATCCATCAACGGGAAACCGCTTTGCTGTCGGCATCGGTTGAAACGACACCGGCGGAGAGCGTTCTTCAGGAAGCTGCGGAAGATTCGGAAGCAGTGATACAGCTGGCAGAGCAGATTGCCGCCGGATATCAGGAACTGCTGTGCAAACCGATCTCAGTTCAGGATAGTTTTTTCCAGCAGGGTGGAGATTCGATTCTCTGTCTGCAACTGGCAGCCCGACTGAAAAAATCCGGTATCCGGCTGACACCGAAACTGGTTTTTGCCCGGCAGACACCGATCGAAATTGCCCGCTCTCTGCTGAATACGGTTCCGGAAGATTCCGCAGCGGTGGTGCAACTGGCGGAGCAGATTGCTGCCGGATACCGGGAACTGCTACACAAAAATATCTCACTTGAAGACAGTTTTTTCCGTAATGGCGGGGATTCGATTCTCTGTCTGCAACTGGTCGCCCGGCTGAAAAAATCCGGTATCCGACTGACGCCGAAACAGGTGTTTGCCCGCCAGACACCAATTGCCATTGCCAGAGATTTGCTGGCGGATGAGGCGACTCCGAAGGCTGAATCCGGATCGCAGCCAAGTCAGGACACTCAGGCGATCCCACTGGCTCCGATTCAGCACTGGTTCTTCGAACAGCATCTGATGCAGGCCGATCACTGGAACCAGTCGGTATTGCTGCGTTACGCCACATCTATTGATATAGCAAGTTTCCGTCAGGCGGTGGCACAGGTGTTTGCCCTTCATCCGCAGTTATCGGTGCGATATACAGCATCTCAGGAGGTAAGTCCGCAAGCGCAAGCTGTGTGCAGACAACATCCTGCAACAAGCACGTGGACGGTCGAACAACACACCATTGCTTACAGTGAGCTGGAGACACGACTCGGTGCGCAGCAGTCATTATTCACACTGCATGACACGGCTCCGATTCGGGTCGATGTGATTGACATTAGTGATCGGGAAGGCGGCCGGATTCTGCTTTCCGCACACCATTTGGTGGTTGATGGCGTTTCCTGGCGGGTGCTGATCAGTCAGTTGTGTCAGGCTTACTTTAGTCTGTCAGCCGGGATTGCCGCTGACTTACTGTCTCCGCCGGTAACTTATGGACAGTGGGTGCAGGATTTACAGCACTGGCCGGAAGAGAAAAAGCGTGCCGCCCGAAATTACTGGCAGCCGCTTGCAGGGACAGACACCTTAACCCAGCAGCGTTGGGTCAGTCTGCCTGCGGTTGACGGGACAGTCGATTTCTCCCAGCCGAACCGACTGGCGGACAGCGATTTTATCGATGTCCGGCTGGCGTCTCATCTGACGCGGAAACTCACCACCACAGCACTGGAAAGCTACGAGCTCGGTATCAATGACCTGTTGCTGGCGGCACTGAATGGTGCTCTGGCACAGTGGCGCGGAGAGCATCAGGTTCTGATTGAGCTGGAAGGTCATGGCCGTCAGCATGATGAACTGGATTTGTCCCAGACCATCGGCTGGTTTACCAGCCGTTATCCGGTGCTGTTACGTTGTCATTCTGTTACGGAGGCTGATTCTCTGACGGGGACAGATACTGTTGAGTGGACAGATGACACCATGCGTCAACTGGTATTGGATACTCAGGCTCAGCTTCGCCGGGTTCCGGATCAGGGACAGGGATTTGGCGTGTTGAAATATCTGTGCGGTGAACTGACCGAACTGGTGACACCTTCGATTGTGTTTAACTATCTCGGTCAGTTGGATCGCGGTTTGTCGATGCAGGATATTGCCTTGGCTGATGAGCAGGTTCCGGAGCAGCGGCATGGCAACAATGCCCGCAAGCAGTGGCTTGATATCAACGGTATGATCAAAAACGGTGAGCTGGTGCTGCGCTGGCAGTTTAACCGTAACGTACAAACCACTGAAGCTATCCGGGCGGTTGCCGAGAGTTTTATTGCCCGTCTGACCGATTTAATTAACCATTGCGAACAGGCGGTCAGCGGTGTGGCGTTAGGTGATTATCCGCTGATTGCTGAATCAGTCGTCTCTCAGGCGGCACTGGAACATCTGGTGGCCTCTTTGCCGGTGTCTCCGACGCAGGTAGACAATCTCTACCCGCTGACGCCTACACAGCAAGGAATGCTGTTCCACACACTGGCAGAACCGCAGAAAGGTTTGTATCTGAACCAGAGCCTGATCGATTTTCACGGCGAACTGGATACCGATGCGCTGCAACAGGCCTGGCAGGCACTGATCGATCATCATCCGGTGCTGCGCAGCGGCTTTATCTGGGAAGGGCTGGACATTCCGTTGCAATACGTGAGTTCAAATGCGGCACTGGACTGGCAGAAGCTGACACTGTCCGGCGGTGAACTACTGGAAGACAGCCTTCGGGAGCTGGCTGACGCCGAACTGCAACAGGGTTTTGATATCAGTCATCCGGTGCTGATGCGGCTGAAACTGATCCGCATCCGGGAAGATTATCACTGCCTGATCTGGACGCGTCACCACCTGATTGTTGATGGCTGGTGTACCGGCCAGATGGTGGCTGAAGTGCGGCGGTCTTATCAGAGTCTGACAGAAGGAAAAGGTATATCCGGTTCACTGAGTGTCGGTGAGTTTGCCGATTTTGTTGCCTGGCTGAGTCAGCAGGATCATGCGGCCAGTCTCGACTACTGGCAGCAGTTGATCACATCTTCCGGTGCCGCAGAATCTGCCAGACTTCCCCGGCCGTTCAAACCTGAGCTGAGTCTTGTTTCAGAAGCGGAACACGGACTACAGCAATACACTCAGTCTCTGACCGCCGAATGTACCGCCGGATTAAAGGCGCTGGCTGCGCAGCACCAACTGACGCTGAACTCCCTGTGTCAGGCAGTGTGGGCGCTGGTTCTGGGCCGTTATACCAACCATGAGACGGTGACCATGGGGATTACCAGCTCCGGTCGTCCCGATGCGCTGGAAAATGCCCAGCAGATGATGGGTGTGTTTATTACTACCATTCCTCTGGTTGCACAGATGAATCACGGGCATCGGTCGTTCATTGAACTGGCCCGGACCCTGCAAAATCAACTGCTGGACAGCCGTGAGCATGAACATGTGCCGCTGGTCGAAATTCAGAAAATCTCCGGTCTGACCGAAGCGTTGTTCGATAACCTGCTGGTGTTCGAAAACTATCCCGGCGACCAACACCGGATGGCGGACAGTCTCCGTTTTACTGTCCGTGAAACCATAGAGCGCAACAATTATCCGCTGACGCTGGTGCTGATCCCGCATCAGCAACTGGATATTCGTTTTGCCACTGACCCGACCCAGATCGAATCTTCAGTCGCCACCGCGATGCTGGATGATTTCGTGACTTTACTGACTCAGGTTGCGAGCAGTGGGGAAATGGCAGATTGTGCTGAATTGATGCGTTTACTGGCGACAGCAAAACAGGAGTCCGGCCCGTGGCTGTGGAATCAGACCCAGACTGACTATGACGTTCCCGCAACGCTGGATGCTTATCTTGCCCGGCAGGTCCGCCTGACACCGGACAGCACTGCTCTGATCTGCCCGGCGGCTATTGTTGCCGGTTACTGGCAGCAGGAGGGCGATCTGACGTTGTCCTACCGCCAGTTGGATGAGCATGTTCTCCGGCTGGCCAACTATCTGCGTCAGTCCTGTCAGTGTCGGCGTGGTGAACGGATTGGTCTGTCGATGCGCCGCTCTCCGGAGATGGTGATTGCCATGCTGGCGTGTGTGAAACTCGGCTGTGCCTATGTTCCGCTGGATCCGGATATGCCGGGACAACGTCTGGCAATGATTGCACAAAGTGCCAGCCCCAAAGTGATTCTGGCCCAGAGTCAGGTCGGACAGTTGCTGGTAGATCATGGTGTTGGAGGTGAAGCTACACCGATCATTGCAATTGAAAAAGCGCTGGCTGCCAGTCAGGCCTATAACGGAGAGGCACTTGATGGCGCGGAACCTGATCAACACGTACAGGCCGACGATATTCTGTATGTCCTTTATACCTCCGGTTCGACCGGAAAACCCAAAGGTGTGGCGATCCCGCATGGAGGAATTGTCAACCGGATTGCTTGGATGCAGGACACTTTCCGTTTGCAGGGCGATGATGCCGTATTACAGAAAACACCGTATGGTTTTGATGTGTCGGTGTGGGAGTTCTTCTGGCCTTTAGTCAGTGGTGCAACGCTGGTGATGGCTGAGCCGGATGCACACAAAGACAATGCCAGACTTGGTGAACTGGTACTTGACTATGCGATCAGCACCATGCATTTTGTTCCGGCAATGCTGCATGGTTTCCTCGAAGGTTTACCGGGACAGACGTCTTCGGAAGGGCTGTCTTCAGAAACTCAAACATTTCCGGGGTTGAAGCGTTTGATCTGTAGTGGTGAAGCGCTCCCTTACCATGTCCAGCAGAGCTGTCTGCAACAGTTGCCGCATGTGGCGCTGCATAACCTCTACGGACCAACGGAAGCTTCGATTGATGTCACCTGGTGGGATTGCCGGGCGCAGAATATTGTCAGCGAAGTGCCGATCGGTTATCCGATTGCCAATATGCAGACCTGGATTCTGGATCAACATCTTCATCCCGTCCCGGTGGGTGTGGAAGGGGAACTGTATCTGTCGGGTATTGGTCTGGCTGCGGGTTATCTTGGACAGCCGGAACTGACTGATGCTGCTTTTATTCCGAATCCGTGGGCAGAAGCCGGAGCGGAGCATGATGCACAGCACGCACGACTGTACCGGACCGGTGATCTGGCGCGTTACCGCCCTGACGGGGCGATTGAATACCTGGGACGGGCCGATTTTCAGGTGAAAATCCGCGGGCAGCGGATTGAGCTGGGAGAAATCGAAGCCATTCTGGCAACCTATCCGGATATTCGTGAAGCTGTGGCTCAGGTGCGCCGACGCGCAGAGCAGGACACACTGGTCGGTTATGTTGTCAGTGATCAGCAGTTGCCGGTTGAGCCGATTATCGCTTTCCTGCAACAGCGTCTGCCGGCTTATATGGTGCCGGACCACATTGAAATCCTGGCGTCGCTGCCTTTAACCCATAACGGAAAAGTGGACCGCAAAGCACTGCCGGAACCGCTCTGGCCGCAGTGTGGATTTATTGCACCTCAGACTCCGACGGAACAGCAACTGGCACGACTGTGGCAGGAACTGCTGGGCCTTGACTCCGTCGGACGTCACGACAACTTCTTTGCTTTGGGCGGGCATTCTTTACTGCTGACCCGTCTGGTGAACCGAATCAATCAACAATTTAACCTGAATCTTCGTCTGGCGCTGCTGATGGAAATGCCGGATTTATCCAGTCTGGCTGCCTGTATCGATATGAACAGCCACACTTTCCATGCTGAACAGGAAATGGATGACGAAGACGAAAGGGAGAGCTTTGAATTATGA